The window ATTTCCGTTCCTTTAAAAAACGTATCTATAGACAATTTTCTGGAAACACTACCCAAAGCTCTTATCTACAAATTCCCCTCTGAGAATAATGATAACCTCGCGGCATTCGGACTTGAAAACCCCGACTATTCAATTACGATTGGAACCCTTGATGAAGATATAACAATATACTTCGGAAACCGCGTGAGCGATAAGATTTACGCAAGAAAAAGCAACCGAGCCGGAGTACTTCTTATAAAGAGCGATATCCTGACAGTTTTTAATTGAAACTTTCTCTGCGCTCATTATCAGCCGGTGCATCCATTATAAAGAAAATTCTTCAAAAACAAAATATAGTCATATATTTAAAAAAGTACCGTTCCAAGTAGTGGAGTTCCCTCTGAAAATTCGGCAAGTATTGTAATAACATTGCGAGATACAATCAGTTATCAGGATTGGTAAGTGGAATAGGGCTTTCATTGCTGATGAGTGCGGCTGATTGATATTTTCAAAACCCTCGCCGAGTGGCGAGCGGGCAAGGATTTCTGGCCCGAAGGGGCAGAAAGAGCGAGCCCGAGGCGCAGAGCGTACAATTCCCTCGCCGGGGGAATTGACCACGATTTTGAAAATATCAATCAGCCGCATACTGTTACAAATCATCGACTGCCTTATAGGTTATAAAAATTGGGGAAACTCCACTTCCAAGTGTACTTGCGAAATATTCACTTCTAGTGTATTTTTATACTGGAGGGTTAATTAAATGCCGATACGATCCGATGAATATATCAAGGGAAAGAAACACCCCGCGGAAGTTCCCATATCCCGCCGAACTTTTCTTATGGCAACTGGTTCTCTAATAGCTTCAGGAACTTTAGGAATACCTTTCGGCAGCACATTTGCTGAAAACGCTGATTTCGAAGCCCGGTATTATGAAATAGCAGGCAGCGATAAGGTGCGCTGTCTTCTATGTCCGAGAGGATGCGTAATATCAGAAAACAAAAAAGGTTACTGCGGTGTCAGAAAGAACATAGGAGGAAAACTCTTCACGCTTACGTATGGCCGGGCATGCTCACTACATTTTGACCCTATTGAAAAAAAACCGTTCTTTCATGTTCTTCCGGGGACAAAATCATTTTCTCTTTCAACTGTCGGATGTAATCTAGAATGTAAATTCTGCCAGAACTGGCAAATATCCCAATCATCACCGGAGATGATAGAAACTAAATGGCGCTCACCGGAACAAATTGTAAAAAAGGCTGTTTCAGTCAAAGCTCCATCTATTTCCTTCACATACGGTGAACCTGTTGTATTTATAGAATACGCGCAAGATATAGCAGAAGAAGCTGCTTCGAAGAATATAAAATCATTCGTTGTTACAAATGGTTTCTACAGGCAGAAGCCTCTTGAAGACCTCTGTAGAATAACTGACGCCATTAAGATTGATCTCAAATCATTTACGGATAAATACTATCGCGATATCTGCGGCGGAAAACTAAAACCTGTTTTAGACTCTATTGTTAAAATAAGATCCGAAGGTGTATGGCTTGAAATAGTTTACCTGATGCTTCCCTCCCTAAATGATTCTCCTTCTGAAATACGAGATATGGCGCGCTGGCTGGTCAGAAACGTCGGTGAAGATACACCTCTGCACCTTTCAAGATTCTTTCCGCAGTACAAACTTAAAGATCTTCCGCCAACTCCCGTGTCATCCCTCGAGACCGCATACAAAATATGCAGAGAAGAGGGGTTAAAATTCGTTTATATCGGAAATGTCCCAGGTCACAGAACTGAAGACACCTTCTGTCCCGCCTGTTCAAAACCGATTATAGAAAGAAGAGGTTACAATGTAAATGTACATATTAATAATGGGCATTGCGCTTTCTGCAGAGAACCTATTCCGGGAATATGGGAGGTTTGATTAATATTGAAATATTTGAAGCTATTGATATTAACATTTATTATTCTATTAGTCCAAAGCAGATCCAGCAGCATGGAAGAAAAGAGGGATAAAATGCAAAAATCAGTTCGTAATCCAATTGTAGCGGGCTCATTCTATCCCGCTGATTCCACCATACTTAGAAATATGATAAAAGGGTTTTTCGAGGAAGCTGACACGGGTAGATTTAGTGGTAAAATCTTATCTCTTGTTTCCCCGCACGCTGGATACATCTACTCCGGCTCCGTTGCCTCTCACGGTTACAAAATAATTACAGGACAAAATTACGAAACGGTTGTCGTCATTTCCCCCAGCCACACGGACCTCTTCGATTACTCCTCCATCTTCAATGGCACAGCATATCGAACACCCCTGGGTGATATACCTGTCGACAGGGAAATCGTTGATAAAATTACATCTTACGATGATAATATACGCATAGACACTAAAG of the Candidatus Krumholzibacteriota bacterium genome contains:
- the amrS gene encoding AmmeMemoRadiSam system radical SAM enzyme gives rise to the protein MPIRSDEYIKGKKHPAEVPISRRTFLMATGSLIASGTLGIPFGSTFAENADFEARYYEIAGSDKVRCLLCPRGCVISENKKGYCGVRKNIGGKLFTLTYGRACSLHFDPIEKKPFFHVLPGTKSFSLSTVGCNLECKFCQNWQISQSSPEMIETKWRSPEQIVKKAVSVKAPSISFTYGEPVVFIEYAQDIAEEAASKNIKSFVVTNGFYRQKPLEDLCRITDAIKIDLKSFTDKYYRDICGGKLKPVLDSIVKIRSEGVWLEIVYLMLPSLNDSPSEIRDMARWLVRNVGEDTPLHLSRFFPQYKLKDLPPTPVSSLETAYKICREEGLKFVYIGNVPGHRTEDTFCPACSKPIIERRGYNVNVHINNGHCAFCREPIPGIWEV